tCGTATGACTTTAAATCTTGTAAAAATCTTTACCGTAGCATCATATTTACTGAGCACACATTCATCATTGTTTCATGACTCAAAAAATTCTGGCAAATGATATTCAGTATCATATAGTTCTTCAATTGCATAACAGTAAACCATGACGTACCGACAAACAAGGTGTTTTGATACTTTTGAAACATTCTTTTTCAAGTTTCTGGCAATAATGCTTCAAAAAGAATTGTTACTATAACAAAAGATTTGATAAAGATATTtggaaattattgaaaaaaagtaAAGTTTCTGGTCCATTGTCCTGTGCAAGCAATAATTTGTTTGGTTTGTGtggttacttagaaacagcctTTGTAAACAGAGTCCGAGTTAATGAAGAAATACCAGCCGTTAGAATCCAAAAGGTTAATACTTTTCCATTTTTCAAACCGTTCAGCAGATAATTGCCACTTCAGAAGCAATCTTGTTGACTAAAGTGAATAGTCTTTGTCTATTGATCAAAAGATGATAACACTAATTTCAGCAACGTATTTCTTGTTGATTGTTTGTTTATAGCCATTGTTATTGATAGAAATGATGTTGCACGTCACATTTTGTGGTTTTGACAAATGACTCGATAAAGATTTATATTCACTAGTACTCTGATCATTTTGTGCGGCACAGGAGATCAAGCGTATCATTGAAGCACAGAGAGGGAAAATATGCGCACCTATTCTGATATGCTACAACACTTATAAATAACCCGGGCGTAAGAATGCCGGGCAACTCAACGGAGTTTTGTTGGTTTAGTTTCCTTGAactgtaaatttttattttgctgttacTCATGGCATCTGACATACAGACAGGCATGGCTCCTATTATAACAAAGATTAGCTCGATGACTGGTGTGAACGTTTATTAAAATGGCCTATAAAACTAGAGAGGTTATATAGCTGCCAATAACAAAGTTGGATAAGCTAGtttccgtattgctaaacttagtaACAAAAACAGgaagagcaagctttagtgatgttgcacATAATTCAAAGTCGCTATACAATTTTTAAGTTGAATAATTACTCATATCACTCATGGCAAactgtgtagcttaatggtttaACTTGCTACCTTGGAGCTGGGAGGCGTCGGAATAAAAACTCCTGCGATACTggttttttattgcaatattttagttgctatagttggACAGACATCAAATGATGACCAATAACGCCTAGCTTTGTGActtatttacataaatttacaCTTTTAATAAGCAAAACCCATCTTGTTAAATTTTGATGTAAACAAGTGAATCAGACATTTCAAACTTTAATGTTCCGAGTAGATGTGAGTGCAAAGattatatctttatatttaatttatccTGTTTAAATATGCCTTACTCTGGGTGCAGGTGTGCGGGATTTTACTACTGAGATCACAAACTCTAGCGCACAAGTTTGCGTCTGATTTGTGTGTGTTTCAATCAAGTTTCACTCATGACAAAAAGACGAAGTATATATTTGCAGAAGTGTTCAACAAATTGGATTCAATTGTTaatgaacaaaaataatttttttgagcATTGCTACTAATAGCCATGAAttgtattttaaattaattcTCATTTTGTCTCGATTTCTAACATTTAAACCATACAGCTAGGAAAATGCATAAATTATTGCTTATTTAGggtaatttttgattttttcatgTTATTAATGGTTGAGCAGTACCAGAAAGCCGCTGTGGTTCAGCCGTTAGTGTAGTCGCATGCAGTCAGTAGATCAGCGGTTTGAATCACGGCAGGATCGCTAAGAAGGGAATCTAGTCACAATCATCCTGCCGCCAAATCCTATGAGCCAACGGTTGCAATATATTCTCTAGCAGGATAAATGCAGTGAGGATTCTAAATAAACAAAAGTTAAACAGGAAGAAGGGATGAAGATGATAATTCGTATAGATATGATCACAGGTTTTTATATGCTTATTTCAAGTCATGTATGTGTAGGTGGAGGCAAGATGTATCCGTTGAGGCCACGGAGGAAATCTCTAGAGTTTGAGGATTTATCTCTCCTTACATACAAGACCAGACCGGATGGAAGCCCTATGCCTTCACCTGGTCTTTTGAGAAAGGCTGTGCCTGTGAGTGAATACTTATCATACGCATATGTGTTTTCATTACATTGTTTAAAGTTGCTACCCAAAATGATTAGCTTGCACAAcaatttagttgattttatcaaaaagtatcggtattttctatcctttgcaatttttttatgttggaGGTGATCCCACTGCCTGGATGATTCAAGATTAAAGTTAGCAACACTGATCGAGGTTAAAATATGTGTGAAATAAAGtcaataattgttatcattgaTTTAGTTATTGatttatatcagctattgcattcaagttgatGAGTTATACTTCTCTAGTCTGTCGAAATCCTCAAAATATAGACATTGTAATCACCATTTTGGTTTATTTCAGAGTTTTAATTGCAAACAAGTTTTgtgaattttaaaatattctggcAGACAGGTCACCTTGAACATCAAAATCAACCttctttaaaacaattttaacttCTGATAACATCTACTAAGAGGTTTTGGCAAATTCATCTTGAGTGATAGAAAGCTATAGTTTATTTTACAAACctattttatgaagttttataaATGCAGTTAAAATAAAAGGGTGAAAAGAAAACAGGTTTACACAGTTTATTTGAATTTATGAATTAAATTGACTGCAGTTTTTAATATGGTTCTTTCTGTATTGCTTCAAGtaacataattattattgcAGTTGGTAACGCTATTATCGGCTGTATCACAATTTAAGACAACATTACTTTCTCTCATTGACTTAGTTTTATTAGACTGGGATGAATGGAACATTTTTTAGGGTGTTAGATGATTTAAACAAGGCTGTTTGTTGTAGCAACACACATTTTTTTCCGCATCAACTCTAAGTAGAGCCTTTAAATCAGTCAACCAATGTTTGGCACCAAAAGCCCCTACTACGAAGAGAATAACATGTCCTGTTTTCAACATCTGGGTTACCTCTCATGTTAGGTTAAAACATTTCTCGGGCAATGGAGATGATCTAGATGTAAAAGATGACAGCACAAGTTATCCTCTTATTTGGGTTTTTGGTGCCagtttattattgctattattattgtcatcttcattgCAATTACCacgaaaaatgtttttatatgtttgcAGTTGCTGTTCTCGCTTTCAAGTGAACATTGGTTTTAAAATAGTCTAAACAATGTGCAGTCccaattttctttaaaattagtaaattcATGGATAGAAAAGCACTGCATTAGCTAACTAGCTGAATATTAACAGTTCATTGTTTGATATGAAATGCACCTTTGTGAATGCCTGGCATAAAAAAGAGTTGTCTTCGCATTGGACTCTGTCTGCAACTCCAAAACAAATGACCTATTCTATGCAGTGCGTAGAAATAAGGACTGTAACTTTCACATTTTCAATCTAGCTGCTTGCTATGCCATTAATTAGTTAAGAAACTGCATTCATTTCATCTAGCTCTATACTCTTTGGTCATTTTTAAGTTTGCATGGTTTATTACAGACGACTTCTAACCAAAAGAGTTCAGCAAATCATAGCCCTTCATCAAAGCGAACAACAAAAAATCTCTCATCTAATTCACAATCAAAAGGAACTGAGGATGGTCAAGAAACAGGCATTTTAACGCATCCAACTAACGTTTCAAAGCAGAAAACTAGCCCTGCAACACCAAGGGCGCGTAAATCACAAAACACTACAAAAGCGCCATCTGAAATCGCACCTGCTCCATCGTCTCCCCGGCTTCCgataaaaaaaatgaacaacTGTTCACCCTTACTAAGCCGACAGTACGGAAATAGGCTCTCCGCTCAGGACTTCAACCATACAGAAAAGGACATTATACTTCGGAGCCCTCTCAGCAAACGTAAACTTAATTCTATTGCTGCCGGTAAACAGAATCTTTTGCAGTTGCCAGACGAATTCCtatgaaaattgttttttatttttaatatttcaaagcaaataattttaatattcatCATTtcaattcatatttatttacttatcGTAGTGAGCTTGAATCTGGGTTACTtccaaaatatttataaaatgaaatGGTTTGGATTAGTCTTCTCGGTTATCTCATGTAGTTTTTGTCTCACTGCTATCCtgatataaaagttatataaattgTGTAACAATAGTGCCAAATATATCATCGCTAACCATGCAATAACTTCATTATATACAAATTGGTATAATTGAGTGGAGTTAGGGACAAGATGAATTATTATTTCTGCAGAAGATTAATTAAAGAGATATTGTATGTTCAAGTTATTTAGAGCAAAATAACTTTATGATCTTGTTGAAAAAACATAGAGTCTTATTGGCTCATGTTGTTATTTAATATAAGATATTATAAACctgataaaattaattaaatacaGTTTACATTAAGGGGGAGGCAATATGTAGTCATAAATTTGAGAGTTAATACTTCAGGTATGCAAAACCACACCATAAAACAGCCCTGTGCTGTGATCGCGCTTTTTAAAACTCATGTATCTGTGAGTAAGTACCTTAAACAAACAGAACTGTAAACAAAGCTGTAATtttgaagaaaaatattttattcaagcCATTTTGatcaaacaaaatatataatgaaattaaaattgaataaaaaataagcGAATTGATCTTCGGAAAAATTAATTTGGTTTGGCAGCTCGGCTTCTTCTTACACCCAAATTTTGCGAAATAGAATGATCCTCACCTTTGTTACTaatactatcattattattcgCATAATTATGTGTTTTGGCACTTATTGAAGCTTTGTTCTCTGACCTCCAATAAACTTTAGTGGCATCTTCCTGCTTTTTAGTTTGCTGGGATGATGTTCGTCAGCACCTTCATCACTATAAACCCACTTTCTGGTAACACAGTTTTCAGCACTTCTGCACATGACATATGTACTAGTTTATCCtcagcacaaaatatttttttaatctatTCTTTCACTTTGGATGTTTCTCTCCATGCATCCTACAATTACTCGGATAATATCTAACATGAAATATTTTCCAGCTGAAAAACGGCCATGTTTCAAGTTGTGTGTAgcatataaaaatgtattattttatcaaCGCTAATAcgtgttacgatgcccctgttaaagcacataaattacataattgtttattgtatatttcaatacatcagagtcatgacttttgaatgagctattgtttgccatggtgagacagacattggttggtgtttataggatttccccagagctctaccgcaaaaaAGTTTACTAGCATAGTTTCGAAAATTGTGGCGTAACAATTCTCATATTTGTTGTTGTGTGCTTTTAccacttatttatcaactacaaaAGTGACGACAACGACGCTAGTGGCAGGGGAAGGTTCGACAACTCCAGAGAATGGAATGAATGAAGTTGataaaggaatcagtgtcattagttctccatgtaaatattatttttatgataagtacctcagactccaagaaccatactatattttcccgataatattatgcactagctctttatttttaatgcgatgttaagggtgacgactgagactacttaatttcaagcattgcgtgatctcgcaaaAGTGCAAATGACATtcagtcctagggccacgcaaccgcgggtcataatttaatcgactacctttatcaacgacagtacatttattgaagcacaATAAATTAATCCAGAAAActgtttgtattggtcaggcgtTAGCATGAttgcgggcattgttgattatctaaaatcttagtttattattagcgctctccgagTTTAATAGCAccaattgtcacagaaaaacgcagcctcaatagCAGTGAAGGGGATCGACaaactaaggctaaatgagagttatgacgccacattttgagtacctgaaccaaatgtttttttttgcagggcGTACTTTTGACACTCCGTTTTCATAGATTTATTATTCTTcctgtattgaatataggctcattcgaaagccaagactctgaggaattgaaatatataataaaaaaatgatgtcactTATGTGCTTTAAGAAATGTTGTTTGTAATGTTCTAGTGCTATATCTAGGGTCTAGGCCAATTTTCTTCGCGCAAACAGTTATATTGTTTGTGTGGGAAGCCTCGACATTTTCTCTCttttcggtcagacaaagtacaagaaatatctcattttcacatttgtaccagtataaataggtaaatatatatataggctatactgtatatatataccgtatatatatacatatatatatatatatatatatatacatatgttaatATCTaagtttatacatttatatatatgaatatgttggCATTTATATGGTTCTATGGCTATGATTATATGATTGTGCATGCAAATGGCATGTCTATAAGCATTGTAGAAGATATTGAAATATTAAACCTAGTTTATAGTACTAAAAGAAACTTACActtcataaaaataatatgcTAACATCAGGACCAGAGATCTGTTTCACCTTCAATAACATAGTCCAGAGCATGAAATGTAGAGTGTCATGAAAAAGTTCTAGGCAGCTTTTACCACAAGAACCCATAAAACTTTTCATTGATGGTGATTGTCattaatgaattcataggtGCACTgttgagtttctaatcagatgGATGTTTAAGATCCTGGTTCTTAATAACTAGACAGTATTTTGAAACCATACATTTGTGCGGTCAAGCAAGCTACACAGAATCTACGTTCAGGAAGTTTTGCTTGAAAAAGTGGAAATGCACACGATCACACATGAACATACACACACAAGTGCTTGCGTGCACACACACCACCCACAACCCTACCAAACCACCCACCTGCACCCATCCACCCACTCAAACCCAtctacacactcacacacacatgATGCATGCCATGATCAGTGACTCTGCATTGATAATTACAGTAGAGCATCATTTGTTAATGAACTATACTTGTGATAAATGTTACACCCTCAGGTACTGGTCAATGGTAAGCACCATGTAAAGGTTTGATTGTCTACTCAAGTTGCTCATCATCAGTGTGTATTTCCACTGTTACAGCAATTATGTTTAGAGTGACCAACTTTGACCAACACATTTTATAAACCTGATCTGAAGTACTGTTGGGCCAACAACCTGGTTCGGTGAGCTTGAACCAGGCTATTGATTTCTCCTCACCAGTTTTTGCATGCAAAAATTTGCTCAAACCATCTATGAGCtgtcataaataataaatatgaagATTCATCATGCCATTCTGTTGTGCTTAGCAAGCCTTTATGACAAAATCTACATACGTATATTTTGTATATTCATGTACTTATATCACATtctatataactatattttcCAGCACAGTTTTATCTGGTGAAAAAAACTGCAGTCAGTTGTGAAAATGAAAATGGACCAGACAAACATATGCACCTAATAAAATGGTTGTTAAGCTTTTTACCACCAAATGTTAGACAAGTATAAACGGTTATGATCTGTGGAAAATTGAAACATGATGAAATTTGTGTGTACTGATAACTGACAAACATTTATAAACTTATAAATAAGATAAAGCATCAGTAGAAAATACAAAActaactacaaaataaaattatcattttgAATATTGAGTTTGTTATGAATTTCTATTAGCGAAACCTTAGAAAATAGACCAGACTGAAAACAGTTTTACGGAAGAATCTCTTCGTAGAACAATTCTGATTTACTTTGTGCATTCAACCCTGGTTTAGTTGCCCCTGGTTCACTTTGTTTAGTCACTTCTGGTTCAGTTTGTTCAGTCACACCTGCCTCGACTTTTTTAGTAAATCCTGGTTCATCTTGTTTAGTCACATCTAGTTCACCTTGTCCAGTCATTTCTGGCTCACCTTTTTCAGTCATGTCTGAGATACCTTGCTCAGTCATCCATGGTTCATCTTCTTCATTTATGTTTGGTCCACCTTGTTCGGTAAATCTGAAAGAAACGATTGTCAAGTAGTACCTTAGCCAGAAACATTGGAGCAGACTACTTGCTGTCATTTAATGCAGTTAGCAAAATCGCTTTAATAGATTAATTGAATTTGAAAGTCAGAAGGTGTACTAATCTAACAACTCTCTTAAGTAAAGTTTAAAGTAATGCCCTAGTAAGTCACATAGTTTTCAGTTGTTATGCACGTCTTATAGGCACACTACAGTCACACAGTTCTACTGTCAGTTAACTTTTTAAATGGGTTCTTTAACAAGCACAGCTGCTTTGTGTGAAAAAATTGCCAAAAAACTGCTCATTCAGAGCACTGGTCACCACCGGGGCAATGTCTTCTAGAAGGGCAAAATAATTTACCATTGGGTTAAGTGGTCGGTCAGCACTAGGAGCTAATTATCACTTTTTGGTGATGCTGGCAAAAGCCATGGTCAGTCTAATACCACTTTTTTCAATGTTAATATTGAAAAAGGTAGCAGACAAACGTTTTTCACGGTTAACATACAATCTCTGCCTTCCTCCAGATTTTTGTGTCAAACCGTGCTTTGTGGAATG
Above is a genomic segment from Watersipora subatra chromosome 6, tzWatSuba1.1, whole genome shotgun sequence containing:
- the LOC137398862 gene encoding uncharacterized protein, encoding MSSNRSHLPFKDSIERREFEKILFTRRCSKEYTDKTDKSYGSVSRHADITISHEIKKLLDAQAKINSRIQDIKHEQQIARWSSLPRIDEKVEVPCVDPYPITFQTEPAISLPGGGKMYPLRPRRKSLEFEDLSLLTYKTRPDGSPMPSPGLLRKAVPTTSNQKSSANHSPSSKRTTKNLSSNSQSKGTEDGQETGILTHPTNVSKQKTSPATPRARKSQNTTKAPSEIAPAPSSPRLPIKKMNNCSPLLSRQYGNRLSAQDFNHTEKDIILRSPLSKRKLNSIAAGKQNLLQLPDEFL
- the LOC137398828 gene encoding uncharacterized protein; translated protein: MEENEKQRKLTVLTRPLPKINMDDSRSTLNIHDPLPTLNIDDSLATSTIEEDDTDVSYVDRFTEQGGPNINEEDEPWMTEQGISDMTEKGEPEMTGQGELDVTKQDEPGFTKKVEAGVTEQTEPEVTKQSEPGATKPGLNAQSKSELFYEEILP